Proteins encoded in a region of the Micropterus dolomieu isolate WLL.071019.BEF.003 ecotype Adirondacks linkage group LG07, ASM2129224v1, whole genome shotgun sequence genome:
- the slc37a1 gene encoding glucose-6-phosphate exchanger SLC37A1, whose product MATVPPGIRLLVSFDRDQWYRAFTFILTFLLYTSFHLSRKPISIVKSELHKNCSSVIELATIASSSGDSGSHLPSLPSFHTDMDCSWKPFDKRNYKQLLGAMDYSFLCAYAVGMYLSGIIGERLPIRLYLTVGMLTSGLFTCLFGLGYVYNIHSLGFYIFVQVANGLVQTTGWPSLVTCIGNWFGKGRRGLIMGLWNSHTSVGNILGSLIAGYWVSSNWGLSFIVPGLIIAAMGVVCFLFLIEHPNDLKSMYARNSCQGKSFPTKSWNGINGQTEVYLQYKDSKTQSYDTELLLPRDSVCVPMQPMVVVKRESEPSAISFMGALRIPGVIEFSLCLLFAKLVSYTFLFWLPLYITKAAHLDAKKAADLSTLFDVGGIVGGILAGVISDKLGKRATTCAVMLLLAAPTLYGFSMISEFGLGPTIGMLLVCGGLVNGPYALITTAVSADLGTHKSLKGNARALSTVTAIIDGTGSVGAAVGPLLAGLLATGGWNQVFYMLMTADFLALLLLLRLVSKELCSAKAHPISAVELKEH is encoded by the exons ATGGCCACTGTTCCTCCTGGGATCCGCTTGCTGGTGTCCTTTGACAGGGACCagtg GTACAGAGCTTTCACCTTCATCCTCACCTTCCTGCTTTACACCAGCTTCCACCTTTCCAGGAAACCCATTAGCATTGTCAAG AGCGAGCTCCATAAGAACTGCTCGTCTGTAATTGAACTAGCCACCATTGCCTCTAGCAGCGGCGACAGTGGCAGCCATCTGCCCTCCCTGCCATCTTTCCACACAGACATGGACTGTAGCTGGAAGCCTTTTG ataAAAGGAACTACAAACAGCTACTGGGAGCCATGGACTACTCCTTCCTCTGTGCCTATGCAGTGGGAATGTACCTCAG CGGCATCATTGGGGAGCGTTTGCCCATTCGACTGTACCTAACAGTGGGCATGCTGACCAGTGGTCTGTTCACCTGCCTGTTTGGACTGGGTTATGTCTACAACATCCACAGCCTTGGCTTCTATATATTTGTCCAG GTAGCTAACGGCTTGGTCCAAACCACTGGCTGGCCCAGTCTAGTGACCTGCATCGGGAACTGGTTTGGAAAAGGAAG GCGTGGACTCATCATGGGGCTGTGGAACTCTCACACCTCAGTGGGAAACATCTTGGGCTCCCTGATTGCCGGCTACTGGGTCTCCTCAAACTGGGGCCTGTCGTTCATCGTACCGGGGCTCATCATTGCAGCTATGGGCGTTGtctgcttcctcttcctcattgAGC ATCCAAATGACCTGAAAAGCATGTACGCTAGAAATTCTTGTCAAGGCAAGAGT TTTCCAACAAAGAGTTGGAATGGCATAAATGGACAAACTGAGGTGTATCTGCAGTATAAGGACAGCAAAACCCAG AGTTACGACACAGAGCTGTTGTTGCCCAGGGACAGCGTGTGTGTCCCCATGCAACCCATGGTGGTTGTGAAGAGGGAATCTGAGCCGTCTGCCATCAGCTTCATGGGAGCCCTACGGATACCA GGAGTGATAGAGTTCTCTCTATGTCTGCTGTTTGCCAAGCTGGTCAGCTACACCTTCCTCTTTTGGTTGCCGCTCTACATCACCAAAGCAG ctCATCTAGATGCCAAGAAGGCTGCAGATCTCTCCACCCTGTTTGATGTGGGAGGAATCGTTG GGGGGATCTTGGCAGGAGTGATTTCTGATAAACTGGGGAAGAGGGCCACCACCTGTGCAGTCATGTTGCTGCTGGCTGCTCCCACA CTGTATGGCTTCTCCATGATCAGTGAGTTCGGTTTGGGGCCAACCATCG GCATGCTGTTAGTGTGTGGGGGTCTAGTCAATGGACCCTACGCCCTCATTACGACTGCAGTGTCTGCTGATTTG GGCACCCACAAGAGCCTGAAAGGAAATGCTAGAGCATTGTCTACTGTCACAGCAATAATAGATGGCACAGGATCTGTAG GTGCAGCAGTGGGCCCCCTGCTGGCGGGGCTGTTGGCTACAGGCGGCTGGAATCAGGTCTTCTACATGCTGATGACTGCTGACTTCCTTGCTCTGTTG ctttTGCTACGGCTCGTGTCAAAAGAGCTATGCTCGGCTAAAGCCCATCCCATCTCCGCTGTAGA GTTGAAGGAGCACTGA